A stretch of Helicobacter pylori DNA encodes these proteins:
- a CDS encoding DNA cytosine methyltransferase has translation MDFCSGIGGGRLGLEQYHLKCVGHAEINHEALRTYELFFKDTHNFGDLMRINPNDLPDFDALISGFPCQAFSINGKRKGLEDERGTIIYGLIRILKVKQPKCFLLENVKGLINHKQQETFKTIIKALQEAGYTTHYQILNSADFQLAQKRERLYIVGFRKDLKHPFNFPLGLANDYCFNDFLDADNECYLDVSNAAFQRYLHNPYNHNRVFLENILTLENAVLDTRQSDLRLYFNVFPTLRTSRHGLFYTQKGKIKRLNAVESLLLQGFPRDLIAKIKDSPNFKESHLLSQAGNAMSVNVIAAITKQMLKAI, from the coding sequence ATGGATTTTTGCTCTGGTATTGGTGGAGGCCGTTTGGGCTTGGAGCAATACCATTTAAAATGCGTAGGGCATGCCGAAATCAATCATGAAGCCCTTAGAACTTATGAATTATTTTTTAAAGATACCCATAATTTTGGGGATTTGATGCGAATCAACCCTAATGACTTACCCGATTTTGATGCGCTCATTAGTGGGTTTCCTTGTCAGGCTTTTTCTATCAATGGCAAAAGGAAGGGGCTTGAAGATGAAAGAGGGACTATTATTTATGGGCTTATTCGTATCTTAAAAGTTAAACAGCCCAAATGTTTCTTGCTTGAAAACGTTAAGGGCTTAATCAATCATAAGCAACAAGAAACTTTTAAAACCATTATCAAAGCTTTGCAAGAAGCGGGCTATACAACTCATTATCAAATTTTAAACAGCGCTGATTTCCAATTAGCCCAAAAGAGAGAACGCCTTTATATCGTAGGGTTTAGGAAGGATTTGAAACACCCATTTAATTTCCCTTTAGGTTTAGCCAATGATTATTGTTTTAACGATTTTTTAGACGCTGATAATGAATGCTATTTGGATGTGAGTAACGCTGCATTTCAAAGATACTTGCACAACCCATACAACCATAACCGGGTTTTTTTAGAGAATATTTTAACTTTAGAAAACGCCGTTTTAGACACAAGACAATCTGATTTAAGGTTGTATTTTAATGTTTTTCCTACTTTAAGGACTTCTCGGCATGGTTTGTTTTATACCCAAAAAGGTAAAATCAAAAGATTAAACGCTGTTGAAAGCCTGCTTTTACAAGGATTTCCTAGGGATTTGATCGCTAAGATTAAAGATAGTCCTAATTTTAAAGAAAGCCATTTATTATCCCAAGCAGGGAATGCGATGAGCGTGAATGTGATTGCTGCTATCACTAAGCAAATGTTAAAGGCGATTTAA
- a CDS encoding flagellar biosynthesis anti-sigma factor FlgM: MINAISSLAPVQSLGNYKRVEKNEKVENNEVALDRVAEIKKAIENNQYKINLHETSHKMAQDLLGIS; the protein is encoded by the coding sequence ATGATCAATGCCATTTCTTCTCTTGCTCCGGTGCAGTCTTTGGGGAATTACAAGCGTGTGGAAAAGAATGAAAAAGTTGAAAACAATGAGGTTGCTCTTGATAGGGTAGCTGAGATCAAGAAAGCGATTGAAAATAACCAGTATAAAATCAACTTGCATGAGACTTCTCACAAAATGGCACAGGATTTATTGGGGATAAGCTAG
- a CDS encoding FKBP-type peptidyl-prolyl cis-trans isomerase, whose product MQNHDLESVKQAALIEYEVREQGSSIVLDSNISKEPLEFIIGANQIIAGLEKAVLKAQIGEWEEVVIAPEEAYGVYESSYLQEVPRDQFEGIELEKGMSVFGQTEDNQTIQATIKDFSNTHVMVDYNHPLAGKTLAFRFKVLGFREVSEEEILASHHGGGTGCCGGHGGHGGKKGGGCGCSCSHG is encoded by the coding sequence ATGCAAAACCATGATTTAGAATCAGTCAAACAAGCCGCTTTGATTGAATATGAAGTGAGGGAGCAGGGCTCTAGCATTGTGCTAGACAGCAATATTTCTAAAGAGCCTTTAGAGTTTATTATAGGCGCTAATCAGATCATAGCAGGGTTAGAAAAAGCGGTATTAAAGGCTCAAATTGGCGAGTGGGAAGAGGTTGTTATCGCCCCAGAGGAAGCTTATGGGGTTTATGAAAGCAGCTATTTGCAAGAAGTCCCTAGAGATCAATTTGAAGGCATTGAATTAGAAAAAGGCATGAGCGTTTTTGGGCAAACTGAAGACAACCAAACCATTCAAGCCACTATCAAAGACTTTAGCAACACGCATGTGATGGTGGATTATAACCACCCGTTAGCTGGGAAAACTTTAGCGTTTCGTTTCAAGGTTTTAGGTTTTAGAGAAGTGAGCGAAGAAGAAATTTTAGCTTCACACCATGGCGGTGGGACAGGTTGCTGTGGCGGTCATGGGGGTCATGGCGGAAAGAAAGGTGGGGGTTGTGGTTGCTCATGTTCGCATGGGTAG
- a CDS encoding outer membrane protein Omp18: protein MKRSSAFSFLVAFLLVAGCSHKMDNKTVAGDVSAKTVQTAPVTTEPAPEKEEPKQEPAPVVEEKPAIESGTIIASIYFDFDKYEIKESDQETLDEIVQKAKENHMQVLLEGNTDEFGSSEYNQALGVKRTLSVKNALVIKGVEKDMIKTISFGETKPKCTQKTRECYKENRRVDVKLVK from the coding sequence ATGAAGAGATCTTCTGCATTTAGTTTCTTGGTAGCTTTTTTATTGGTAGCTGGCTGTAGTCATAAAATGGATAATAAGACTGTGGCTGGCGATGTGAGCGCTAAAACGGTTCAGACTGCACCTGTTACTACAGAACCAGCTCCAGAGAAAGAAGAGCCTAAACAAGAGCCAGCTCCAGTGGTTGAAGAAAAACCGGCTATTGAGAGCGGGACTATCATCGCTTCTATTTATTTTGATTTTGACAAGTATGAGATCAAAGAATCCGATCAAGAGACTTTAGATGAGATTGTGCAAAAAGCTAAAGAAAACCACATGCAAGTGCTTTTGGAAGGCAATACCGATGAATTTGGCTCTAGCGAATACAACCAAGCACTTGGCGTTAAAAGGACTTTGAGCGTGAAAAACGCTTTAGTCATTAAAGGGGTAGAAAAAGATATGATCAAAACCATCAGTTTTGGTGAAACCAAACCCAAATGCACCCAAAAAACTAGAGAATGTTACAAAGAAAACAGAAGAGTGGATGTCAAATTAGTGAAGTAA
- the tolB gene encoding Tol-Pal system protein TolB: MKYLWLFLISAIGLFATDKTLDIIKTIQKLPKIEVRYSIDNDANYALKLHEVLANDLKTSQHFDVSQNKEQGAINYAELKDKKVHLVALVSVAVENGNKISRLKLYDVDTGTLKKTFDYPIVSLDLYPFAAHNMAIVVNDYLKAPSIAWMKRLIVFSKYIGPGITNIALADYTMRYQKEIIKNNRLNIFPKWANAEQTEFYYTQYGERTPMILKYNIQKATHENIASSQGMAVVSSVSSDGSKILMSLAPDGQPDVYLYDTHKKTKTKITRYPGIDVSGVFLEDDKSMAFVSDRSGYPNIYMKKLGLKESAEQLLYEGRSNESIDAYKDSIVYVSRENLNEFGKTVFNLNLITLNSKYIRRLTVNGSNQMPRFSTDGRNIMYIKKTPQEYAMGLILLDYNQSFLFPLKNVKIQAFDW, from the coding sequence ATGAAATATTTATGGCTTTTTTTAATAAGCGCTATAGGGCTTTTTGCAACAGATAAAACGCTAGATATTATTAAAACCATTCAAAAACTTCCTAAGATTGAAGTGCGCTACTCCATAGACAACGATGCCAATTACGCTTTAAAATTGCATGAAGTCTTAGCGAACGATTTAAAGACTAGCCAGCATTTTGATGTTTCTCAAAACAAAGAGCAAGGCGCTATCAATTACGCAGAACTCAAGGATAAAAAAGTCCATCTTGTAGCGCTTGTGAGCGTGGCGGTAGAAAACGGCAATAAAATTTCACGATTAAAACTTTATGATGTGGATACAGGAACGCTCAAAAAGACTTTTGACTACCCCATTGTAAGTTTAGATCTATACCCTTTTGCAGCGCACAACATGGCCATTGTGGTGAATGATTATTTAAAAGCCCCTTCTATCGCTTGGATGAAGCGCCTGATCGTTTTTTCTAAATACATTGGACCAGGAATCACAAACATCGCACTAGCGGATTATACGATGCGTTATCAAAAAGAAATCATCAAAAACAATAGGCTCAATATTTTCCCTAAATGGGCGAACGCTGAGCAAACGGAGTTTTATTACACGCAGTATGGCGAAAGAACGCCCATGATTTTAAAATACAACATTCAAAAAGCCACTCATGAGAATATCGCTAGCTCTCAAGGAATGGCTGTGGTCTCTAGCGTGAGTTCTGATGGCTCTAAAATCTTAATGTCTTTAGCCCCTGATGGCCAACCGGATGTGTATTTGTATGACACGCATAAAAAAACTAAAACTAAAATAACGCGCTATCCTGGGATAGATGTTTCAGGAGTGTTTTTAGAAGATGACAAGTCTATGGCTTTTGTTTCGGATAGATCCGGTTATCCTAACATCTACATGAAGAAATTGGGGTTAAAAGAAAGCGCGGAGCAACTCCTTTATGAAGGAAGAAGCAATGAATCCATTGACGCTTATAAAGATAGTATTGTGTATGTGAGCCGAGAAAACCTTAATGAATTTGGCAAAACGGTGTTTAATTTGAATCTGATCACTCTAAACAGCAAATATATCCGCAGACTTACCGTGAATGGCTCTAACCAGATGCCTCGTTTTTCTACGGATGGGAGAAATATCATGTATATCAAAAAGACACCCCAAGAATACGCCATGGGGCTTATTTTGCTAGACTATAATCAGAGTTTTTTATTCCCTTTAAAGAATGTGAAAATACAAGCCTTTGATTGGTAA
- a CDS encoding energy transducer TonB yields MSKSAIFVVSGFLAFLLYALLLYGLLLEKHNKEAEKILLGLNKKDEQAIDLNLEDLPSEKKNEKIEKVTEKQGDFLEPKEEPKEEPEESLENIFSSLNDFQEKTDTNAQKDEQKNEQEEEQRRLKEQQRLRKNQENQEMLKGLQQNLNQFTQKLESVKNKTLDLQIPKQDGVDEKAYQEWYAQIYQILYKGWRGVFYHKASVSALIMITKDGEFDYTILSYSDFKDYNKSVMTLLDDLKKVDFPPYPGGNMVSIKVNFTTKEEQ; encoded by the coding sequence ATGAGTAAGAGCGCGATCTTTGTTGTTTCTGGCTTTTTAGCGTTCTTGCTCTATGCTTTGTTATTATATGGTTTGTTGCTAGAAAAGCACAATAAAGAAGCGGAGAAAATCCTTTTAGGTTTAAATAAAAAGGACGAACAAGCCATTGACTTGAATTTAGAAGATCTGCCTAGCGAGAAAAAGAATGAAAAAATTGAAAAAGTAACGGAAAAACAGGGCGATTTTTTAGAGCCTAAAGAAGAACCCAAAGAAGAGCCTGAAGAAAGCCTTGAAAATATTTTTTCTTCACTCAATGATTTTCAAGAAAAGACAGACACAAACGCTCAAAAAGATGAGCAAAAAAATGAGCAAGAAGAAGAGCAAAGGCGTTTAAAAGAACAGCAACGCTTAAGAAAAAACCAAGAAAACCAAGAGATGTTGAAAGGTTTGCAACAAAATTTGAATCAATTCACGCAAAAATTAGAAAGCGTTAAAAACAAGACTTTAGATTTGCAAATTCCTAAACAAGATGGGGTTGATGAAAAGGCTTACCAAGAGTGGTACGCTCAAATCTATCAGATTTTATATAAAGGCTGGAGGGGCGTTTTTTATCACAAGGCTTCAGTGAGCGCGCTGATTATGATCACTAAAGATGGAGAGTTTGATTATACCATTCTTAGTTACTCTGATTTTAAGGATTATAACAAGAGCGTGATGACCCTTTTAGATGATTTAAAGAAAGTGGATTTCCCCCCATATCCTGGAGGAAACATGGTTTCTATTAAAGTTAATTTCACCACTAAGGAAGAACAATGA
- a CDS encoding ExbD/TolR family protein, which produces MNYDNYWDEDKPELNITPLVDVMLVLLAILMVTTPTLTYKEEIALPSGSKTARATQDKVIEIRMDKDAKIYIDSQTYEYNSFPDTFNLLSKKYDKDTRVSIRADKRLTYDKVIYLLKTIKEAGFLKVSLITSP; this is translated from the coding sequence ATGAATTATGATAACTATTGGGATGAAGACAAACCAGAACTCAATATCACGCCCTTAGTGGATGTGATGCTTGTTTTATTGGCTATTCTTATGGTAACGACGCCCACTCTCACTTATAAAGAAGAGATTGCTTTGCCTTCTGGTTCAAAAACTGCTAGAGCCACTCAAGATAAAGTGATAGAGATACGCATGGATAAAGACGCAAAAATCTATATAGATAGTCAAACCTATGAATACAACTCTTTCCCGGACACTTTCAATTTGCTTTCTAAAAAATACGATAAAGATACTAGGGTGAGTATCCGTGCGGACAAGCGATTGACCTATGACAAAGTGATTTATTTGTTAAAAACGATTAAAGAAGCGGGTTTTTTAAAAGTTTCTTTAATTACAAGTCCTTAA
- a CDS encoding MotA/TolQ/ExbB proton channel family protein, with the protein MFDSIVYFFNKSGFVTTLVLVWISLYLVMTLWVFLYKSIVLKIELKREMQSLSNILNGVQDAPEHFMFNKKRNDETKRYSNELLQAWKHQVLKQSTTGLVVLSIISSTAPFIGLFGTVVEILEAFNNLGALGQASFGVIAPIISKALIATAAGILAAIPAYSFYLILKRKVYDLSVYVQMQVDILSSKKESF; encoded by the coding sequence ATGTTCGATTCAATCGTTTATTTTTTCAATAAGAGCGGGTTTGTTACCACGCTTGTTTTAGTTTGGATTTCGCTTTATTTGGTGATGACTTTATGGGTCTTTTTGTATAAAAGCATTGTGTTAAAGATTGAACTCAAGCGCGAGATGCAATCTTTGTCTAACATTCTTAATGGGGTGCAAGACGCTCCAGAGCATTTTATGTTTAATAAAAAAAGAAATGATGAGACCAAAAGGTATTCTAATGAATTGTTGCAGGCTTGGAAACACCAGGTTCTTAAGCAAAGCACGACGGGTTTAGTGGTGTTGAGCATCATCTCTTCTACAGCCCCCTTTATTGGCTTGTTTGGAACGGTGGTTGAAATTTTAGAAGCGTTTAACAATTTGGGCGCGTTGGGTCAAGCTTCTTTTGGAGTGATCGCACCCATTATTTCTAAGGCTCTTATTGCCACCGCTGCAGGGATTTTAGCGGCCATTCCAGCCTATTCTTTTTACTTGATTTTAAAACGCAAGGTGTATGATTTATCGGTTTATGTGCAGATGCAAGTGGATATTTTGTCTTCTAAAAAAGAAAGCTTTTAA